The genome window CATGGATAAATATTCTCTCGCTTGAACTTGTGGTTAAATGTAGTTTCTGTTTTACTTTTGAATATTTTAAAACACAGCTGTAATCGAAGCGCTAGGGGAAAACAGCGTTAGCTACCGCAACAATGCAAATCACGCTAAAAACACTGCAACAGCAGACCATTCAAATTGACATAGACCCAGATCAAACGGTAAGTGCCCATTTGTTCATTTTATCTAGCCCGCTTGGCTAACTATCTTTCTTGTTAATTGCACGAAAGACCAAATGAATTGGTCCCAGATTATCAATTCGGATAATACAACTAAcaggctaacgctagctagctagacgtTATTGACACCCCTagcattagctaactagctagttctTAGTCTTAGCTTTCCAGCATGACAtagtgtcttgttttgtacgctttgtacaaaataataaaacgtagaactacaggatgtttcttaacataactctttattaactagctacaactacatgttcgcctatctccaaccacgatcaactgaccatgacctaaccgtctgggtggtcttaaccaatcaccgcACAGTATGATAcagcggtaaaatgcatccaattataattcagtatgtattcacatatgaatattacatcccccttcttttaaaaaaaaatacaaatgttttacatattctaagcttttcttttgaaaacatgctctgtagtttgaactcaaggtaagtaaccatttttattgcataatacaccaactgaatcaacagactctgaaacaatgatccaacatactgttacttttcaaacaagggattctcagcaactcagctttcactgtagaaataacatcttaacatttcaaacaaatacaataccaaagcatgtcaagtgaactttcaataacaaatttacagtctggaactcttttagggcagcgatccgcctacaccctttgacatttcacaggtcgaggacagctctgggcttgacctctcttcctgaccttgtgcaatatgatgttgagcatgcttctgtgtcagtcaacagctcttgtggtgttgcaggtaagtgtggtgtatgttgtgctgtgtgtgtttttagtccatcacgttctctttcaggggaacagttcatctcatcagtgtgttgttcttttgtgttcagtaagtgacgacgattgcggcggtacactgctccttctgctgtgcggatgtgatatgaacgttcagtgtcagctggctggatgacgactgctggcttccagaggccatgctcttggattctaactgactctccgtcgatcagtggtggcagtggtctagctgacctgtcgtagtatcgcttttgttgttgttgtctctgtgcacgtttttcatgcatttccttgtagctgacgacctcaggttgcagctgctggttggtgctgggaagggttgagcgaagtctgcggctcatcaacagctgggctggtgatttgaagttgtcaactggagtgttgcggtattcaaggagactgaggtaggggtctctcttgtctgcttttgctttgtccattagtgatttagcaatctgcacagatttttcagcaaggccattactttgagggtaatgtgggcttgtggtgacatgtgtgaactcccatgcttttgtgaaggattcaaactcatttgatttgtaacagggcccattgtcagatattaaagtctctacaatgccatgcctggcaaaggctgctttcagcttgtgtatcacagctgcagatgtggtgctgtgaagcttgtcgagttcgaagtatctgctgtagtagtccactgttacgatgtagtcctcgttgttccagatgaacagatcggttgccacgacctgccagggtcggtctgggatacagtgaggtgacattggctctttggtgtttgaggggcatctttcaagacagatggtgcatctaccaacaatgtcctctatttgtttgcacattccaggccaaaacataatgtcccttgctctctgtttgcacttttccatgcccatgtgtccagcatggatctttgtcaaaatctcttctctgagactggtaggaataatgattttctctcctttgaaaaggattccgttgatctgtgatagttcatcacgatggttccagaattctgagacgctctgagggcattttctcctctcctcaggccatccatcctgtatgactttcctcagctgtgtgagttgtgAGTCCTTgtctgtttctgcttggatctccttcagtttcgtgtcactaactggtaagttgctgtacacagtgtgcacttgcatgtccatgccctcactgaggctgctgtccttgtaggtaagaaacttcctggagagtgtgtctgagacagggatgtctttgcctggacggtgagtgattgtgaagtcgtatttttgtagttgaaggatcattctctgtagccttggcggggctgcagctagtggtttcctcatgattgactcaaggggcttgtggtcggattccacaatgacttgtcgtccatatacgtactgatggaaacgtttacatccgaaCAGAATGGCATAGGGCTCCTTTTcgatttgagcgtagttgatttcacagtctgtgagagatttggaagcgtagccgatgggctttccttcttgcagtagcactgcacctagtccatacttcaATGCTTCCACgtggagtctgagctctttgttggggtcgtagtaggcaaggattggtcctggttctctcgtgatcaagtctttcacattctggaaagcaatgtcgtgttgcttgtcccaaagaaactcactggactgctttagcagttgacgcaggggtgcattagcattggagaagctgggtgcgaacttggctaagtagttgaccatgccaagcactgtttccagctctgcacggttctttggtggctccatttcttttatggctgagatcttctgtggatccGGCTTGATTCCAGTTGCTGTGAGAAGATGTCCaaagtagctgacctctgtagcgctgactgtgctcttctcggggttgagccggactcctctctcgcgggacctttgcagcatcgcgcggaggttttggtcgtgctcctctttggttcgaccataaacaaggatgtcatccacaattgccacaactccgtcgaggccttcgtacatttcgtcgatctttcgctgaaactcgtcttgggctgagataatcccaaaaggcaggcgacagaacctgtagcgtccaaacggtgtgttgaatgttgtgaacttagatgactcttctgtgagcttgatagcccagtagcctgatctagcgtccatgacactgaagtagtgtgctcccgctagcttgtgtgtgatacCATCTAGCGTCGTtaaagggtaatggggccgtttgatagccttgttcaagtctcttgggtcgaggcatactcggagcttgcctgtgcgtggttgctccaccaccactaacgcgtttacccagttagtcggttctgtaaccttggtgactatgtcagattgctccatgctctccaactctttcttcagacgggcacggagagcaaggggaatctttctcggggggtagaccacaggggttgcgtctgggtcaaggtgaatggtacattctcctgggaataatcctattcctgtaaagacatcagcaaactcctccagtacatttcctgtctctactggtgctgtcactgataaaactagcttgatgaggtccatgtctaaacatgctttaagacctagcactgcaggtgctctagtgtcaacaacgtaaaagtccaacatcatgtcactttccttgtatttgcatttgaaagtgcatgtgccttttactgggagctgttcaccaccataaccagtcagtctgcgcatggtgggctgtagctcgcactcagatgtcaagctgctgtacttattcagaggaataatgttttcttgtgcaccagtgtctagtttgaactttagctttgtgccttgtattcctatctcaatgtcagcaaaggcttgctccgtctctgatatgtgacttttttgtgtcactgaatcaataaacagttcatcatcatttgactctttgattgacatttcatcttcactcactgtgtgtactgtttttccacggtaagctctgcacacttttgcagtgattccatttaccacatttagtacactgtttgcctttagctgggcaatttccttgttcgccatgcactttgtatccacaatatccacatgttttggggcgttttgagtctgtgtcgctctgttttggagttatgtctctctccgttctgaaacgcgctctctgggcaccggaggtgtgctttgatgtctgactgcgtgcactgcttgttcacgtgatgcgctcgtgctgcggcgcgaaatggttttcatctgagcctgtgctagctcgtgagatctggctatgtcgatagcttgGTCTAGCGTTAGCTCAGATCCAACATTCAAAcgttctctctcactcgcggtgagtgtattccaaatacaatacggtccctgaccatctcatccttgtttgcataatcacagtctttcacaagcagacgcagctcagtcacaaactgttcaaaaaactcgctagctccctgtactttctcatggaatttgtacctagcgaaaattgtattagtcttcggcacaacatatgcttcaaaacgatcgtagtatgttttcagtacctttgattcagcctcggtataagtgtccatgtgttgtaaatatctctccctttttcaccgatccagaggagcaggtagctacacttttcctcttctcctcttgccttcagaggacccgtgaacattagctctacatgctgtttgtacttacgccatgcatcgggtaagtttgtagactcccagtccattcgaggtgaaggaactccagaaaaatccatcttttaagaccatttactctgacaccatgtcttgttttgtacgctttgtacaaaataataaaacgcagaactacaggatgtttcttaacataactctttattaactagctacaactgcatgttcgcctatctccaaccacgatcaactgaccatgacctaaccgtctgggtggtcttaaccaatcaccgcacagtatgatacggcggtaaaatgcatccaattataattcagtatgtattcacatatgaatattacacatAGCTAAAGCAAACTAGCTTGCAAGCTAATGTGTGTCAATTTGCTAATCTAATGTTGAGTCtcattattagctagctaggtaaattaTTCTCCGCTAAAACATCAGCTTGCTACATGACTAGCCAACGTTAGTTATCCCTCATCGCGTTAATGTCAGCTTAAGCCAACTATCTAGCGTTAGCTAGACAGCCatattactagctagctagctaactacgttATCTATTTTAGTCTATGCAAGTCTAGTTGGACGATTAATCAGCAATATTCTAGCAGACATTTACTAGCTAGGTCATAACGAGTgaaaatggctagctagctacatcatgtAAGGTAAACCGCAATGTAAAAAGTTGGGCAATTCAAACAGTCAGTGTTAGCGAGCAACTTTTTGGTTGCACTGTGTTTAACAATTAAAGCAAGGCTGAACAGCTTATTTTTGGTTTCAACAGGTGAAGGCACTGAAGGAGAAGATAGAAGCAGAGAGGGGGAAAGATAACTTCCCAGTGTCTGGACAGAAGCTCATATATGCTGGCAAAATCCTGCAAGATGACACACCTATTAAAGACTACGAAATTGACGAGAAGAATTTCGTTGTAGTTATGGTATCGAAGGTACATTTCCCTAATCCATTTTACTATGGCTCATAATGAGCTGCACCCACCTGTTTTGGGTTACATGATTGTCTGCATAGATGACAGTAATAGCCTGTTTATATCTCCTCTGGAACTAGGCAAAGTCTGCCACAGCTGCTTCAACACCTTCCTCAGAGGCACCCAAGGCCCCTGTCCAGGACTCTGGGTCGTCTGCGGGCCCGGCCCCTGCAGCCATCCCTATCCCCCCAGAGGAGCCCACACCTCCAGTCGCAGAGCCCCCAGCTCTGATGTCCTCTTAGTCTTTCCCACAGTAGTTGTGGGTCAAGACTGTCTTCCAAACTGATCAGTGATGTATGGTCTGTTACATTGCCATTCATTGCTCCATTACTTTATTGTATTTGTGGTTACATTCAAATCCTGAGGGAGTGCGTAGATAGACtgtgcacagacacacaatattgttttaatattattaactttttccactttttactCAACATGAATGAATGATAGAGATTGCctcttatacagtgcattcggaatgtattcacacccattgactttttccacattttgttacgttacagccttattcaaaaaggattaaaaaaaattgcaaatccgcatcaatctacacacaataccccataatgacaaagtgaagataggtttttagacattctagcaaatttatacaaaataaaaaccagaaatacttgtacatgatttggaaaggcacacctgtctatataaggtcccgcagttgacagtgcatgtcagaacaaaaaccaagcagTGTCctctgttcagaggacactgcatgaatccggccttcatggtcgaattgctgcaaagaaaccactactaaaggaaaccagcatggctaccacagcattctgcagagatacgccatcagatctggtttgcgcttagtgagactatcatttgtttttcaacaggacaatgacccaacacacttccaggctgtgttagggctatttgaccaagaaggagagtgatagagtgctgcatcagatgacttggcctccacaatcacccgattgTGGAGgcataactctgggtcttcctttcccactaagcgtaactctgggtcttcctttcctgttgcggtcctcatgagagccagtttcatgaggtcgaaggaattgtcctccatcattcctaaattgaagaagtttggaacctcaaagactcctagagctggctgcctggccaaactgagcaatcaggtgagaaaggccttggtcagggaggtgaacaagaacctgatggtcactctgacagagctccagagttcctctgtggagattggagaaccctccagaaggacaaccatctctgcagcactccaccaatcaggtctttctggtagagtggccagacggaagccacttctcagcaaaaggcatatgacagcacgcttggagtttgccaaaagccacctaaagactctcagaccatgagaaacaagattgaactccttggcctgaatgccaagcgtctcatctggaggaaacctggcaccctttctacggtgaagtatggtggtggcagcatcatgctgtggggatgtttttcagcagcagggactgggagacttgtcagaatcgagggaaagatgaacggcacaaagtacagagagatgcttgatgaaaaccaactccagagcgttcaggatctcagactggggcgaaggggtcaacttccaacaagacaatggccataagcacacagccaagacaacgcaggggtggcttggggacaagtctctgagtggcccagccagagcccagactttaacctgattgaacatctctggagacctgaaaatagctgtgcagcgattctccccatccaacctgacagagcttgagaggatctgcagagaagaatgggagaaactccccaaatacaggtgtgctaagcttgtagcgtcatacccaagaagactcgagggtgtaatcgctgccaaaggtgcttcaacaaagtactgagtaagggtctgcatacttatgtaaatgtgatagttaagctttttgttttctttataaatttgcaaaaaattctaaaaacctgtttttgctgtcattatggggtagattgatgagaagaaaaacaatttaatccattttagaataaggctgtaacttaacaaaatgtggaaaaagtcaaggggtctgaatactttctgaatgcactgtaggtacagTTATTAACTACCATGTACAGTAAAGGAAAATCAATTGCACTAGGTAGGTGAgatgtttatatttatataattgTAAACATACAGTGGATAGCCTACAGTGATGTAGGCTGTTTCTTCTGGTGGTCTAGGGCAGCCTGATGGTGGTCTAGGGCAGCTTGATGGTGGTCTAGGGGAGCTTGATGGTGGTCTAAGGCAGCTTGATGGTGGTCTAAGGCAGCTTGATGGTGGTCTAAGGCAGCTTGATGGTGGTCTAAGGCAGCTTGATGGTGGTCTAGGGCATCCTAATTCGATGAATCTGATGTTTCTTGGTGTGCGGTAGGTGCTACTCCAGGTGGTCCCTTAGCGCTGTGCCCCTAACGATGGGTTCTCCTGGTGCTTCTCCTAGTAGTGAGGGGCCTGGTCTCCttcacctgctccactacaaTGAGAAATGACAGGGAGATCTTACATGTACATACAATGTCTGGAAAATAACACATACAGAGGGATTACAGGTTAAAGGGATAGCTCTTAATGCGTGGTCAATTAATCATCTTTCTAGCtttgaacaattttttttttcttgatgACTCATTGTCGTGATTGACTCCATTTGTGGCATTCTTCTTAAATGTGTGGGCTAGAGCCTTACCTGCAGACATAGAACAGGATGTAGGCAGTCTGTGCCGTTGCCCTCAGCACAGTGGCCTCATCTGTCCTCGAGACATGTGCGTCATCCAGGCAGAGCCACCCActgccactgctgtccaaaacaTCACTGATGTAGTGGCCTAGGGAACAAGGGAAACAGAATAGAGTGTACATTAAGCTTTCAgaattgtgtgtgcgtgcgtgcattttACCTGTACACATGTTGTCTCCCAGATGTGAGATCACACTTGACAATTTGTAGATATTGTCTGGCTGGTGTCTCTGTAAAGAAACACATTTAATAATAGGATTGTTATTTTGTCTACAGGATAGGGGTGGCTTCTATAACTGCCTTATCTTGATCCGCCCACTATCTCAACTGGATGGAATTATCTGttatctatttttctctctctctttctctatttctctctctctctccctctctctctcctcaccacagcGGCTGCCTGCTGCTCTTTCTCACTGTCAGCTGGTTTCTCTAGCTGGTCAGAGGAATTTGAAGCTGGTGGGGGTATATCAAATATAGTGTAAATGCAAACCAGAAAGTGAAGTGGAAACCTATCAACAAATATACTCTTAACTTCAGCTTCTGACTTGCTTTCCTCAATAGTCCTGTTTCATGAGAGAGTGTTCTGCATGATGTCAGTAACACAATGTCCTACCTGGTCTATCAAGGGTGCCTTTCGGGGAGTTTGCAGGTGTGTTGTCCATGTTGTTTTTCCCCATGGAGCTTGCCCTGTGTAAATTGATGGCATTGAAAATACATATCTAGTGTGTGAAAATCATGGTGTGTGTTGGCTACCCAATGTGCAATGTCCCCAAACAGAGTCTAAACCAACCTGGCTCCATGCTGGACAGGGGCTGTCGCCCCACATACGGCTGGGAGGGTCAGTTCTGCAGGGATGGATATGGGATCATCCACCTTCTCTGGCTCCCAGTTGCCTGCAGTAAACCGCTTGATATGAAGCATTAGGACCCtgctcagagacagacaggcattcacacacacagacagacagacggacagaggcaGGCAGTCACGTAAACAGACGACCAGGCAGGCATTCACATACACAGACGACCAGGCAGGCATTCACACAGACAAAGGCATCAGTCTTGTAGTCAAATCAATAACCCAGTTTGGTGAGTTAGATCAGGACTGTCAATTGTAATCTGAGATGGTGATGGGGGGACTCACCGGGGCAGCGTGAGGAAGTGCCTAGTCACAGATGCCATGCTGCCTGAGCACACCCTGCATGCACACTCTAACGCAGATGGCTAGGTAACAAAGCATAGCAATACAATTATGACATTAATGATAGTGTTCCTTGACATACTCACTAACTCTTGGTTGAAGCTAAGTGCTGACCTTAAAGTAGAGGTCCAGGCTGTGTGTCAGGTCTTGGCTCAGGTTCAGTGACAGGTGATTGTAATCCTCCTGACCATACACTATAACTCCACAGCTTCAGAGGTACGGAGAGAAATGCATCAGCTCTCCATCACAAACCTTTTGATCCCTCTACACACTAACTATCTTAATGCTTTACCTCTGTATCCTGCATGTTATGCTGACATTAAACCTCCTCACAAATGTGATGAAGACATCAAGGTACACCATATACAAATGACAgctgttacctggtgcaggtacGGAAAGTCTTCAGCTTGAATTCTAACTGCTTCACGGGGCAGGTGTATGGCTCTGGGGAGCCCTTTAATGCCATACCCTCCTCCTTCAGCTGAAAGAGGAGGAGCAACACACATTCATGGGCATCctaagagaagaatgggaaagaaacagaaaatacatcaACAACTACAAATGAAACAGAGCTAAGGAAAAAGAT of Salmo trutta chromosome 1, fSalTru1.1, whole genome shotgun sequence contains these proteins:
- the LOC115200581 gene encoding ubiquitin carboxyl-terminal hydrolase 37-like, translated to MSSEVKEVGAVVPQTKRMVPRFAGIAEASIDLRDSSVSLERPLVRPREAMARLPNLFSKSSTQLGEQSCTGEGEDNTKLLGLPNIGNTCFMNSALQCLLGLPAFCRDILRQQDTWSSSPSSKLLCCFAELHQARLSGGTVNAKKKEKMKILQTVKRCLSVVNEDYEDDGEQDAHECVLLLLFQLKEEGMALKGSPEPYTCPVKQLEFKLKTFRTCTSCGVIVYGQEDYNHLSLNLSQDLTHSLDLYFKPSALECACRVCSGSMASVTRHFLTLPRVLMLHIKRFTAGNWEPEKVDDPISIPAELTLPAVCGATAPVQHGARASSMGKNNMDNTPANSPKGTLDRPASNSSDQLEKPADSEKEQQAAAVRHQPDNIYKLSSVISHLGDNMCTGHYISDVLDSSGSGWLCLDDAHVSRTDEATVLRATAQTAYILFYVCSGAGEGDQAPHY
- the LOC115200599 gene encoding UV excision repair protein RAD23 homolog B-like is translated as MQITLKTLQQQTIQIDIDPDQTVKALKEKIEAERGKDNFPVSGQKLIYAGKILQDDTPIKDYEIDEKNFVVVMVSKAKSATAASTPSSEAPKAPVQDSGSSAGPAPAAIPIPPEEPTPPVAEPPALMSS